In Eremothecium gossypii ATCC 10895 chromosome V, complete sequence, the genomic stretch GGCCCGCTGGTCAAGCAGTTGAACCCAGACTTCGTGCCACCGCAGATGCCGTTCATGCGCTTGGAGTACAAGGACGCCATCACCTGGTTGAACGAGCATGGCATCAAAAATGAGGAGGGCGAGGAGTTCAAATTCGGCGACGACATCGCCGAGGCTGCGGAGCGGAAGATGACCGACACCATCGGCAAGCCTATCTTCCTGACCAGATTCCCGCTGGAGTTGAAGTCGTTCTACATGAAGCGCTGCGCTGACGATCCCCGTGTCACAGAATCGTTCGACGTGCTCATGCCAACTGTGGGTGAGGTCACGGGAGGCTCGATGAGAATCGACTCGTTGGACGAGCTGATGGCCGGCTTCAAAAGAGAGGGCGTCAACCCAGAGCCGTACTACTGGTTCAGCGACCAGAGACGCTATGGCTCCTGCCCTCACGGTGGCTACGGGCTAGGGACTGAGCGTATCCTGGCATGGTTGTGCAACAGATACACGGTGCGTGACTGCTCGCTGTACCCTCGCTACACAGGAAGATGCAAACCTTGAGGGTCACAAGTGAACAGATACGGAATATAGGTAGCATAATAGACGTCCTATCGGACTCAACAGAGAGACCTTTACTTATGTCAGGTTCAAGTAGCAACCTTTACTTATATACGCGTGATAGTACATGGTACAGTTGGCTAGTGTCTTTAGAAAGTGTCATACTGGGATGTCAGGGTGTATGAGTATAATAATCGCACACTGACTCATGGCTCGCATAACGAGATGATCAACCACGTAGTATATTGGATAAAGGCCGTCATTGGGCATTTCGCTCGGCTCCTACATGGATATAAAAGTGGGTACGCATATGCAAAATTCAGTATACCATGTTACGCTAGCAAGTAAAATATCAGGCGCAAGCTAAATTAAGTGCTGCAGCGGAGAGATGTCGAGTGGAAAACAGAAGCTATGGGGAGGTCGGTTCGCCGGGGACACGGACCCATTAATGCACCTTTACAATGCCTCGTTGCCCTATGATTATAAAATGTACAAAGCTGATATACTGGGCACCAAGGTCTACACGGAGGGGTTGCAAAAGACCGGACTTCTGACAAAGGATGAGCTCGAGAGTATCCATGAGGGGCTCAAGCAGGTTGAGCAGGAATGGGAGCAGGGCGTTTTTGTAAAGCATGTAGATGACGAGGACATCCACACTGCAAATGAAAGAAGACTCGGCGAGATAATCGGTCGCCACATTTCAGGGAAGGTCCACACTGGCCGGTCTCGCAACGACCAAGTGGCAACGGACATGCGGCTCTACTGCCGCGAGATGCTCCAAGATAAAGTAGAGCCGGCGTTGTTTGAGCTTATCAAGGTTCTGTTGCACCGCGCGAGGGAAGAGATCGACGTCCTCATGCCAGGCTACACGCACCTGCAGAGGGCACAGCCCATCAGATGGTCGCACTGGCTCTCATGCTACGCCACATACTTTGTGGAGGACTTTAAGAGACTGAAAGAGGTGATTGCGCGGCTGAACCAGTCGCCGCTgggcgctggcgcgctGGCAGGCCACCCGTATGGCATTGATCGCGAGTATCTGGCTTGCGAACTGGGATTTGACGGAGTCATCGGTAACTCGATGACAGCCGTTTCAGACCGGGACTTTGTTGTTGAGATCATGTCCTGGGGCTCCCTTTTCATGAACCATATCTCCAGGCTAGCCGAAGACCTGATCATTTACTCAACCGCGGAGTTTGGGTTTGTTAAGCTGGCAGACGCGTACTCCACAGGATCTTCTCTGATGCCGCAGAAGCGGAACCCGGACTCGCTCGAGCTGTTAAGGGGCAAGTCTGGACGGGTCTTCGGGCAGCTGGCAGGCTTCTTGATGTCGCTGAATTCCATACCGTCTACCTACAATAAAGACATGCAGGAGGACAAGGAGCCCTTGTTCGACTGTCTGCTGACGCTGGAACACACGTCGCTCATCGCTACCGGAGTCTTGTCCACTCTATCCGTCGTTAAGGAAAAGATGTTCCAGGCACTGACGGTTGACATGCTGGCGACAGACTTGGCCGACTATTTGGTCCGCAAGGGCGTGCCATTCCGGGAGACACACCACATATCCGGCTCTTGCGTCGCGCTCGccgagcagctggcgctATCGGGCATTGACCAATTGACGCTGGAGCACTACAAGGGCATTGACCCCCGCTTTGAGGAGGACGTCTTCGACGTCTTCGACTTCGAACTCTCTGTCGAGCGTCGACAATCTACGGGGGGGACCGCAAGGGCCGCGGTGCTTAAACAGGTAGACAACCTCGAAGAGCAGCTCAAGCGCATGCATAATAATACGTAAGCCCATATAATCACTACATAAATCCGGGTAGTCTCCTCTCACAATGCTTTGTAGCTCCCGTGGACAGCCAAATGTCTCACCTGAATTTAATTAAAACCCACCGCGCGTGCCGAACCGCCGGAACACTAGATAAACTCGAGTAACCAGAGCGGAGCATAGCTCCTCAGCCAACATGCAAGCCGGGAACCCTTCCCGCAGTATAGAACAGGGCCCTGGAGCCACCGCTTGAAACGCACCCACATGTTGTCTCGCGAAAGCAGCAGCTCGTAGATCGGCTCGCAGAGCGCCTTCGTGATGTGGCTGCCGTTGATTGTCAGGTACTTGTAGTTCGACGCGTTGCCCGCGATATTCAGAATCCCGAGATGGCACTGGTACACGTCCGCCAGGTAGCCGCACTCGTTGGCCAGGATGCGGTACAGTGACTCCATCGTCGACGACatcagcagctccagcgAGTGGTACTGCAGGTTCAGCTTCTGCGACAGGGACGGGTTGAACACCACCACCTGCAGCTTGTCCCGCGATGCGCTGTCGAACTGCGGCAGCAGCCGCGTGACCACCGCCCACGTGTTGACCAGGTTCTCCTGGAGCTCGCTGCGCACCTGCCCCTCCGGGATGTTCGTGAACATCCCAGACGTGAAGAAGCACGAGCTCGGCACCACCAGCacgccgcgcagccgccgctcCTCCCGCTGCAGGAACTCGGTCAACCGCGCCACCGCCTCCGGCGTTGCCGCCATGTGGCACACCCCGCCCTCCTGGTCCCACGGCGACGGGACCTTCTCGTACTCGTCCTCTAGCTGCCGGTCGCGCTTCTCGCTCGTGCTGCACACGAACACGCAGAAGCCCCGCCGGTGCAGGTCGTACACCAGCGCCCGCGTGATCGGGTCTGTCATCTCCCCCAGCACCAGCACCGTCTCCCGCTCCCCCACCAcgcgcgccgccaccgccggcaccagcgcccgccccgccacgtacaccagcagccccgccgccgccgccgccgccgccgcccgcacCCGCGGCCGCCCCGCCAGCCCGACCACCGCCGCCAGTATGTGCTcacgcgccgccgccacgcCGCCCGCCGGCTTCTCCGCCAGCACCGCCACCCCGCGCTCCTCCGTccccgcgcgccgcgcgaTCTCGCTCACCGTCTCGCACGCGACGTTGTACACCGCCCGCGCAGACTGCACCGCCTGCGCACCCACGTCTTCCGCGTGCCGAATGGTCGTGTCATATGCCTCGAAGCATGCGTTTATCCACCGCTCTGCCATCGTACGCCCTTTTCAGCTGCTGTCTCTCGGTGCCAGCTGCTACCTTCTGTCCTAACGTCTGCTGTTGAGGTGTTTTTCCTGGTGATTAGACCTCGCAACTGGCCCCCTATAAAACGAGATTAGTAGCCCGCCGACTTAGGCAGCTACTATAACCAAGTGTAGAAATATCAGCTACAGAAAGGATATAACCATACTCTGATTGAAAGATGGGACTCAATAACCCGCTTCCAAGGTCTTTGACAGCGGAAACAAAGTATGTGTCGCCGAGCTAGACAGGCACCGCAAAGCATCCAGGCCTAAAGGAGATGGAACATAAGGGCCACAAGCACAGGCAGGGTACTAACGAGAGAACAGAAAGGCAGCGAAGGTGCTCGCCTCGTTCGTGAAGCCGGACCAGATGCTAGGTGCGGATGAGGTCATTCCACCGCACGTGCTCAAGAACGCCAAGGGCCTAGCGATCATCACGGTGCTCAAGGCCGGGTTTTTGTTCAGCGGCCGGGCCGGTTCGGGGGTCATCGTGGCGCGGCTCGCGGACGGACGGTGGTCGTCGCCGTCGGCAATTGCATTGGCGGGGGCCGGGGCCGGGGGGATGGTCGGGGTAGAGCTTACGGACTTTGTGTTCATCTTGAACACGGCGGACGCGGTCAAATCATTTTCACACGCGGGGTCGATCACCTTGGGCGGCAACATATCCGTGGCGGCTGGACCGCTCGGGCGGAATGCGGAGGCAGCGGCCACAGCCTCGCTCGGTAGCGTGGCGGCGGTGTTTTCGTACTCCAAGACGAAGGGCTTGTTTGCAGGCGTGACGTTGGAGGGCTCGGTGATCATCGAGCGGCGGGAGGCGAACCGGAAGTTCTATGGGAGCAACTGCACGGCCAAGGCGATCCTCAGCGGATCGGTGAGCCCGCCGCCCGGGGTGGACCCCTTGTTCCGTGTGTTGAGGTCGCGGGCGTTCAACCACACGAGCAGCCGCTCGGGGACAGAGGAGCCGTACTTCCGCGACGACGACTACTACGGGGACATCCCGTCGAACCTAGACTCGGAGGGCAACAGCCGCCGCAATAGCTGGCGCAATTCGTTCAGAAGGAGCCGGCACGGGGTCGAGGGGTACCACGACGACGTGGGCGGCTACGACGGCTGCTCGGACGACGACAACGTGAGCGACTACTACACAAACCGCAGACGGGGGGATGGGTCTGCGCTGAGCAACTCGACGCTCAGCGGCAATCTGCGCTCGTCTACCAAGTGGGAAGACGACGAATATGACCAGGGCATCGTAAATACCTCCGGCAAGCCCGAGCAAAACAgccagcgccgcgcaccGGCGCGTCCAACATCCGCGAAGCCCGACTTTGGCTCGCATTCAACGAGCTCGGGGGCGATCCCGAAGGCGGTTGCCTTATATACGTTCAAGGGAGAACAGAAGGGCGACTTGCCTTTCAGGAAAGGTGATGTTATTATGATCCTCAAGCGCACAGAGTCCCAGGACGACTGGTGGACGGGTAGGATTAATGGCCAGGAAGGAATATTCCCAGCCAATTATGTAGATCTAGTATAACCGCCTTTGATATGAATAAAAGTGTTTTCCTGCGGCAACAATATAGATGCGATCATTGTGCATAACTGCTGCTATAACCGCGGAAGTAATCCAATCGAGCCAAGGACTACATATAGGTGGGAGATCAGGTAGTAACAAAATAGAAAGATGTTAGGAGCAatatttttttttttttttttgaATATTACTTTCGCTTTCATGCTGCTAACTTCCTAGAAATAGCTATGCTGGCTAAACTAAACCGTCTGGGCAAAGACAAAATGGCCTGACACAACGGCATGCCTCCCCGAGGTACCGGTTGAGCCAAGCTCGTACCCCTCTTGCTTCGTTGCATATAAAAATCATCTATCTACCTTCCTTCTAAACCGAGCTGAGCAATCGACTCTTCCACCTGTTCCTGGAATTGCCTCTCGAAGTAGTTATGGTTCTGTTTCATCAATAGGACTCTAGTAATGGCTTCAACCCGGTTTTGATAGAAGACTTCGAGGATATATTTGCTGATGATGCTTAAGTTTTGTTCTCTGGTAGCTAGTGGGAACTTTAGGAAGTCAATATACCTTCTGACTTCTTTCTTCAAGGCGGCTAGCGCTTCCTTTGCATTGGGATCCTTTGCAACAGCCTTCACGTTCAATGGAGCCATTAGGACTTGCTGTTGTAGCATCTTGTTCTTCAGAGGATTGTATCCCCTGTACTCTGGTGCAGGAGCCCGGTAAATGTATGGTTCCCTACGGATATTAACTGAAGTTGCGGGTTTCTTGTGGTTGTGTTGCTGTAACTTCAAGTGGGGTGTGAGCGGAACTGTTGCAACGGCGGTATTGATAGGCTTAGCTTCTTTCGAAGGTTTCCATGAGGCTTTGACGGTGGAGTCTCCTAGCAATTTGTTGTTTAATAATTCAAAGAGCCTGTTGGCGTCATTTCTTGTTTGACATTGCACGAAACCCGAAAACGTCAGCGTCGCCTCATCATAAAAGCGAATTGAGATCCTCTTGGTCTTGATGCGTTCCTCCGCGCAGAAACATTGTAAAAATTGCTCGCTGCAGATGGAGCTCAAGCTGCTCAAGTACACTGTAAGCTTGTACGAAGAGCTATGTTGTGTCGAACAGGGGTCAGAGTCGTTGGATCTGGTGGTACTGGAGTTGTTTCCCGCGCCAGCGTTGGCCGCATCGATATCAGTTTGAAAGTTTTTCTGAGCCCTTGAGAGCTCAATTGTTCTCCCTAATAGCTGGCTGTGGTTCAAGTTGTCGATAGCATCCTGTGCATCACTACCCTTCTTGAAAGTTATAAATGCCCATGCAGAATTCAATTTTGATACATTTGACGTGAAAATAGATTTAACGGGCCCAATTTGCGAAAAGTAATCTAACAATAAGTCAGAGTCCGGATTTAGGGGCAAATTTTTGATGAAGACTGCGTTGGGATGAGGGCCCTTCATCTTTGAACCAGATGGAATCTCTTGGTTGTTGTCCATGACTAGACTCTCTTTTACAAGAGTCATGTCCTCCAACCTTGCTTTCCTTTTTTCGAACTCTGGGGACTTGCGCACGTTCCTGTCAAAATGGATGCCACATAGGATATTGTTGCCGAAAAACTCTTTACCGTTGTACTCTGCAATCGCTTGCTTGGCGGCAGAATCCTTCTCGAAGTACACAAACCCGATGTTCTTTCTTCTGTCCAATTTACAGGATAAGATCTTCCCAAATTTCTTGAATGCATCGTAAAATACTCTGGTGGTCAATGCCAAGTTCTCCAAGGGTAAATTGGAAAAGAAAACATTTGTTCCAATATTCTTGCGGTAGAAGGAGTTGCGGAGTGAGGGCATTATCCTCACCTCCCTACCAAAAATAGGAATGTAATTAAACTCCTCGATGACACGCTCCGCATCCTCTTCATTGGAAAAATTTAGGTAACCATATCCTAGTGACTTTTTGGTATTGGAGTCGATGCATATCTTGGCTGACACGAAGGAATCGAACTTGTTAAAAGTATCTCTTAAATTCTTCTCGGTTACTTTTTCGTCCAAATCACCAATAAATAGTGCTACTAGCTTCTTGCTGGTCAATGTGGGCGAATCTTTAGATCTCCCAAGCTTAACGATATCCGTTCCATCGGTGCCAGAAGAACTTGTCGACTGAGATGATATAGACCTGCTTTCATTTTTCTCAACCTTCGTAACTTCGGTGGACCCTTCCTCATCTTTGTTAtcgtcgtcatcgtccTCCTCCCCTGGCAAGACATCGTGATTGTTGATGGTTATCTTCACATGTTTCACGATGCTATTAGCCATGTTGTGGTGATTAGTCGACTTATCCTGAATATTGGATTGTCTTTGGACATTTAATGAAATGGAGTTCAACGGCGTTGCGGAATTTGCTTCAGAAGATGCCATGGTACCTATGTATTACTGCAGTGATTTAGCGCCTTGGAGAAAATAATATAATAATTGAGTCGGGCTATAGTAAGAAAACTGGAGGTAATCAATCCGGTACTCGTACTCTTTATGATAGACTGATT encodes the following:
- a CDS encoding SYLF and SH3 domain-containing protein (Syntenic homolog of Saccharomyces cerevisiae YFR024C-A (LSB3) and YHR016C (YSC84); 1-intron); its protein translation is MGLNNPLPRSLTAETKKAAKVLASFVKPDQMLGADEVIPPHVLKNAKGLAIITVLKAGFLFSGRAGSGVIVARLADGRWSSPSAIALAGAGAGGMVGVELTDFVFILNTADAVKSFSHAGSITLGGNISVAAGPLGRNAEAAATASLGSVAAVFSYSKTKGLFAGVTLEGSVIIERREANRKFYGSNCTAKAILSGSVSPPPGVDPLFRVLRSRAFNHTSSRSGTEEPYFRDDDYYGDIPSNLDSEGNSRRNSWRNSFRRSRHGVEGYHDDVGGYDGCSDDDNVSDYYTNRRRGDGSALSNSTLSGNLRSSTKWEDDEYDQGIVNTSGKPEQNSQRRAPARPTSAKPDFGSHSTSSGAIPKAVALYTFKGEQKGDLPFRKGDVIMILKRTESQDDWWTGRINGQEGIFPANYVDLV
- a CDS encoding AEL016Cp (Syntenic homolog of Saccharomyces cerevisiae YFR023W (PES4) and YHR015W (MIP6)) gives rise to the protein MASSEANSATPLNSISLNVQRQSNIQDKSTNHHNMANSIVKHVKITINNHDVLPGEEDDDDDNKDEEGSTEVTKVEKNESRSISSQSTSSSGTDGTDIVKLGRSKDSPTLTSKKLVALFIGDLDEKVTEKNLRDTFNKFDSFVSAKICIDSNTKKSLGYGYLNFSNEEDAERVIEEFNYIPIFGREVRIMPSLRNSFYRKNIGTNVFFSNLPLENLALTTRVFYDAFKKFGKILSCKLDRRKNIGFVYFEKDSAAKQAIAEYNGKEFFGNNILCGIHFDRNVRKSPEFEKRKARLEDMTLVKESLVMDNNQEIPSGSKMKGPHPNAVFIKNLPLNPDSDLLLDYFSQIGPVKSIFTSNVSKLNSAWAFITFKKGSDAQDAIDNLNHSQLLGRTIELSRAQKNFQTDIDAANAGAGNNSSTTRSNDSDPCSTQHSSSYKLTVYLSSLSSICSEQFLQCFCAEERIKTKRISIRFYDEATLTFSGFVQCQTRNDANRLFELLNNKLLGDSTVKASWKPSKEAKPINTAVATVPLTPHLKLQQHNHKKPATSVNIRREPYIYRAPAPEYRGYNPLKNKMLQQQVLMAPLNVKAVAKDPNAKEALAALKKEVRRYIDFLKFPLATREQNLSIISKYILEVFYQNRVEAITRVLLMKQNHNYFERQFQEQVEESIAQLGLEGR
- the ARG4 gene encoding argininosuccinate lyase ARG4 (Syntenic homolog of Saccharomyces cerevisiae YHR018C (ARG4)) produces the protein MSSGKQKLWGGRFAGDTDPLMHLYNASLPYDYKMYKADILGTKVYTEGLQKTGLLTKDELESIHEGLKQVEQEWEQGVFVKHVDDEDIHTANERRLGEIIGRHISGKVHTGRSRNDQVATDMRLYCREMLQDKVEPALFELIKVLLHRAREEIDVLMPGYTHLQRAQPIRWSHWLSCYATYFVEDFKRLKEVIARLNQSPLGAGALAGHPYGIDREYLACELGFDGVIGNSMTAVSDRDFVVEIMSWGSLFMNHISRLAEDLIIYSTAEFGFVKLADAYSTGSSLMPQKRNPDSLELLRGKSGRVFGQLAGFLMSLNSIPSTYNKDMQEDKEPLFDCLLTLEHTSLIATGVLSTLSVVKEKMFQALTVDMLATDLADYLVRKGVPFRETHHISGSCVALAEQLALSGIDQLTLEHYKGIDPRFEEDVFDVFDFELSVERRQSTGGTARAAVLKQVDNLEEQLKRMHNNT
- the YSC83 gene encoding Ysc83p (Syntenic homolog of Saccharomyces cerevisiae YHR017W (YSC83)); the encoded protein is MAERWINACFEAYDTTIRHAEDVGAQAVQSARAVYNVACETVSEIARRAGTEERGVAVLAEKPAGGVAAAREHILAAVVGLAGRPRVRAAAAAAAAGLLVYVAGRALVPAVAARVVGERETVLVLGEMTDPITRALVYDLHRRGFCVFVCSTSEKRDRQLEDEYEKVPSPWDQEGGVCHMAATPEAVARLTEFLQREERRLRGVLVVPSSCFFTSGMFTNIPEGQVRSELQENLVNTWAVVTRLLPQFDSASRDKLQVVVFNPSLSQKLNLQYHSLELLMSSTMESLYRILANECGYLADVYQCHLGILNIAGNASNYKYLTINGSHITKALCEPIYELLLSRDNMWVRFKRWLQGPVLYCGKGSRLACWLRSYAPLWLLEFI